From one Acipenser ruthenus chromosome 21, fAciRut3.2 maternal haplotype, whole genome shotgun sequence genomic stretch:
- the LOC117428231 gene encoding stAR-related lipid transfer protein 5-like, with amino-acid sequence MDYRHIANTVADNLLNYSKDESGWKMCKKTNEVAVFWRPSSEFAGNLYKGEGIINGSPEKVWTCLKPVPDGLRVKWDNNVKKFELIQSIDDEVSVCRTVTPSAAMGIISPRDFVDVVLVKRYEDGTITSNATNVGHPGCPPQPGYVRGFNHPCGCFCVPIPGEPSKTQLFSFFQTDLGGYLPRSVVDSFFPSSMTDFYNNLTKAVKSFKEN; translated from the exons ATGGATTACAGGCACATTGCAAATACAGTAGCTGATAATCTACTGAACTACAGCAAAGACGAGAGCGGATGGAAAATGTGTAAGAAAACG aatgagGTAGCTGTCTTCTGGAGGCCATCCTCTGAATTTGCAGGAAACTT ATACAAAGGAGAAGGGATAATCAATGGAAGTCCTGAAAAGGTGTGGACGTGTTTGAAACCAGTGCCAGATGGACTCCGAGTGAAGTGGGATAACAATGTCAAAAAATTTGAGCTCATCCAGTCCATTGACGAT GAGGTGTCTGTCTGCAGAACAGTAACTCCGTCGGCAGCAATGGGTATTATTTCTCCAAGAGACTTTGTGGACGTTGTTTTAGTTAAGCGCTATGAAGATGGGACCATCACCTCCAATG CTACCAATGTTGGCCATCCCGGTTGCCCACCTCAGCCAGGCTATGTTAGAGGATTTAACCATCCCTGTGGGTGTTTCTGTGTACCCATTCCTGG GGAGCCAAGTAAGACACAGCTGTTCAGTTTTTTTCAGACTGATCTTGGAGGCTATCTCCCCCGATCTGTGGTGGATTCGTTCTTTCCTTCGAGCATGACTGATTTTTACAACAACCTCACAAAAGCAGTGAAGTCTTTCAAAGAAAATTAA